The genomic region AGTAAAACGAGGATGTAAAATGTCGGAAACGGTTTTGTTCATCCGGGTATCCAAAAGCGAATTATTTTTCCGGGAACCTTACCCGATTCTTCCCAAGATTCGGTTTCGATTTGTATACTTAAAAAACCGGAAGTCGGAAACTTATAAAACACGGATTCGGACGATGACAAATCTTCTTTACCTCGAATGAGTCGGTTTGCGATTTCTTCCATGCCGGGATTATGACCTAATAAAGTTGTGCTCAATATTTTGGAATCGAGCTTTCTGATTTTTGCGAGAATGTCTTCGCTGTCCGACTCATACAATTCTTCTGTAACTATCATTTCGGAGGACAAATCTCTTTTCTTTGATATAATCTTATAAGTATCCAGGGTCCTTTTAGAATCCGAAACTAAAAATAGATCCGTCTTGAACTCTATCTTCGCTAAATACTTACGAAGAGAGCGAGCATTTTTCTTTCCTCTTTCCGAAAGAGGTCTTTCGTGATCGGATTTGAATTCCGATTCCCAGTCCGATTTGGAATGCCTGATTAAATGAATTTGTTTCAACGAACTTTGTCTCTCGCTTTCCCGTTCTCAGGTCAACTTTAAATTCATTGACAAGATGTAAAAGAGCACTTTAATAATGGGGCTATGAAAAATGTCTTTGCGTTAGCAGGAATTGCTTTGCTCGTTTTAATGCCCACCGTGTTAGGCGCCCAACTAGCAGGTCCTCCCGACGAAGAAAAGGCGAAAAAAGACGTTCAGATTCATTGGCTCAAAAAAAACGTCGGCGATAAAATTCAATCCATCGAAAGCAACGGCGAACCTGTTCTCATCGAAAACTCGAAATCGAACGCGGATATATTATACAAATTTCCATTTTTAGTAACAACAAAACGCAAGGACGGTAGCATAACGCGTACCGAAGTCGGGGCGAACTATGTTTTTGTTCGTACAAAAGGTTGGCTTTTTTCGGAACTCGGTTTCGGAAAGAATATAGTCTTATCCGATCCCGGCAAAGAATCTCCGGATAAGGAAGTCGCTCTGAAGTTGATCGAAGACGGTCTTCTTCAAGATCGATGGAAGGGGAAAACGATCGAAAACCTGAAGATCGGCGAACCGATGGCGGGAAGCGATATGGAAACGCATTGGTATCGTTATTCGGGAGAATACGAAGTCGTGGACTATAATGTGCGTTATGCGTGTTCCAATTTGATCGTGCGATTGTTTAAGGACGATTCTTCCGCAACCGAATGGAAATTGGATTGGAAAGAAAAAGGAATCTGCAGACAAGCCGCCGGTAATAACCCGAACGAATCCGCTTCTCCGTAATTCGATCTTATTCCGGATTTCGATTGGATGGTTCGGATCTTTTTATATTCTTATCCTTGATCTTATCCAAGTTTTCCTTTTTGATTCTATCCGAAAATCGAACCGAATTGATTTTTCCGGTACGAAGTTCTTTCAAAGTATTTTGAATCGAAGTTCCGATTCGATCATGAGAAGAATATTGTTTTAGAAAATTCTCCGTTTGATTCTTATCCTGAAAATAAAACGATTTTCCGTAAGAAAACACAGCCGAACTTCGAATCGACGGATGTGCGTTTTCGTTTGAAATCGTGGATTCCAAATAATTCTTCGCCGAGTTTCCCCCGAAATCGGCGATCAGTTCGTTGATCTGAGAAATCGCATACACTCTCAATTCAGGATCTTTCGCGATCGCGATCAAATATTCCTGAGGAGCGGAATTAATCGCGTAAATTTCACGGATAAGAGTTTCCTTATCCGCGTGTCCCGTTTGTGTTACGATCGCTTTGATCTTTTGATATTGATTCGGATCCAAGGCCTGAACCTGCGCGACCGAAAAAAGAGATATAAATAGAACGGTAAACGCAAAAATTCGGGTAAGATTCGTTTTCGAATTCATAGATTTCATAAGATATTTATTAAATTCCATTTTGTTAATATACAAGAGG from Leptospira kmetyi serovar Malaysia str. Bejo-Iso9 harbors:
- a CDS encoding SixA phosphatase family protein, whose protein sequence is MKQIHLIRHSKSDWESEFKSDHERPLSERGKKNARSLRKYLAKIEFKTDLFLVSDSKRTLDTYKIISKKRDLSSEMIVTEELYESDSEDILAKIRKLDSKILSTTLLGHNPGMEEIANRLIRGKEDLSSSESVFYKFPTSGFLSIQIETESWEESGKVPGKIIRFWIPG